Proteins encoded together in one Bradyrhizobium sp. PSBB068 window:
- a CDS encoding M23 family metallopeptidase, with protein sequence MEFDMSWQDTMRRTLPPLVGIDPHVTSRYGEVKQRPPGSTNPHRGVDFNYNVPGQFGPNLINPALRSPVAGVVTQAGGGRYGTIAIRDADGFSHEILHSHSQYVSVGDPVAAGQFIGTMGNTGASSDPKKANHVHYQLRDPAGRVIDPSAFWDQHAPFDPNPAPPAHVDDYRRYLGAAGRSAADRDAPGAGSDDNRDVRRLVRMSPQTAAILSDQMTRPATMPNELPDDQPASFESRFGDWTSSGPTAAPRGPYQAISPNVYSQSGIVSGDPTPDYPFPMSIRGVVNEAGAPGEWANGKLRSPNWKRTQ encoded by the coding sequence ATGGAGTTCGATATGTCATGGCAAGATACGATGCGAAGAACATTGCCTCCACTGGTTGGGATCGACCCTCATGTCACTAGCCGATATGGTGAGGTAAAGCAGCGACCACCGGGCTCAACGAACCCGCACCGAGGCGTCGATTTCAACTACAACGTCCCGGGGCAATTTGGCCCCAATCTAATCAATCCGGCATTGCGTTCGCCGGTGGCGGGTGTCGTTACGCAGGCAGGCGGAGGTCGGTATGGAACGATAGCCATCCGAGATGCAGATGGCTTCTCTCACGAAATTCTGCATAGCCATTCACAGTACGTCTCCGTTGGCGATCCGGTCGCTGCAGGCCAATTTATTGGAACCATGGGCAATACGGGCGCATCAAGCGATCCCAAAAAGGCAAATCACGTCCACTACCAACTTCGAGACCCCGCGGGTCGTGTGATCGACCCGAGCGCCTTCTGGGATCAACACGCACCGTTTGACCCCAACCCGGCACCGCCAGCCCACGTCGACGACTACCGGCGTTACCTGGGAGCAGCCGGTAGATCCGCCGCGGATCGAGATGCCCCGGGCGCCGGCTCCGACGATAACAGGGACGTTCGTCGCCTTGTGCGGATGTCACCGCAGACCGCGGCGATCCTTTCCGACCAAATGACAAGACCAGCCACAATGCCCAACGAGCTTCCCGACGACCAGCCCGCCTCGTTCGAAAGCCGCTTCGGGGATTGGACGTCTTCGGGGCCGACAGCCGCACCACGTGGCCCCTATCAAGCGATATCACCGAACGTCTACTCGCAATCCGGGATCGTCTCTGGCGATCCGACGCCGGATTATCCGTTTCCGATGTCGATCCGAGGCGTTGTAAACGAGGCCGGCGCGCCAGGTGAATGGGCTAACGGCAAGTTGCGGTCACCTAACTGGAAGAGAACACAGTAG
- a CDS encoding phage terminase large subunit, with protein sequence MSILRIPTAKVFEPLLQPARYKGAFGGRGSGKSHFFGELLVEMCQAERGTLAVCIREAQRTLAQSSKRLIEGKIASLGIGAGFKLYSDKIAAPGDGVIIFRGMKDHTADSIKSLEGFKVAWVDEAQSLSAHSLALLRPTIRAPGSELWASWNPRRKSDAIDDFLRGRKPPGSIVINASWRDNPWFPPVLDEERRTDLSLYPGRYDHIWEGGYVQAFEGAYFAELLGQARKDGRIGKVAADPLLPLRAFIDIGGAGATADAFTIWIVQWAGSEIKVLDYYESAGQVLAYHVNWLRSRGYQNAILYLPHDGMATNNVTGKRYEDHLRDAGFAVEPPVKNQGRGAVMMRIEALRRLGPQIWWNEDTTEAGRDAIGFYHERKDELRNVGLGPEHDWSSHAADALGLMAICYEAPGRAGSFNRVIKYREQGWV encoded by the coding sequence TTGTCGATCCTGAGAATTCCAACCGCAAAAGTGTTCGAGCCGTTGTTGCAGCCCGCGCGCTACAAGGGGGCATTTGGCGGCAGGGGCTCCGGCAAATCTCACTTCTTTGGCGAGCTTCTGGTCGAGATGTGCCAGGCCGAACGCGGCACGCTCGCGGTCTGCATTCGCGAGGCGCAGCGGACGCTCGCGCAATCTTCCAAGCGATTGATCGAGGGCAAGATTGCGTCTCTCGGCATCGGTGCGGGCTTCAAGCTCTATTCCGACAAGATCGCCGCGCCCGGCGATGGCGTGATCATCTTCCGGGGCATGAAGGATCATACGGCCGACTCGATCAAAAGCCTCGAGGGGTTCAAGGTCGCGTGGGTTGACGAGGCGCAGTCCCTCAGCGCGCATAGTCTGGCTCTGCTGCGGCCGACAATCCGCGCGCCGGGTTCGGAGCTATGGGCGAGCTGGAATCCACGACGCAAGTCGGATGCGATCGATGATTTCTTGCGCGGCCGCAAGCCGCCGGGATCGATTGTCATCAACGCGAGCTGGCGCGACAATCCGTGGTTTCCACCCGTGCTCGACGAGGAGCGACGCACCGACCTTTCGCTCTACCCCGGCCGTTACGATCACATCTGGGAAGGCGGATACGTGCAAGCATTCGAAGGCGCTTACTTCGCGGAGTTGCTCGGCCAGGCGCGCAAGGACGGACGGATCGGCAAGGTCGCCGCAGACCCGCTACTGCCGCTACGGGCCTTCATCGACATCGGCGGTGCTGGTGCGACGGCCGACGCATTCACGATCTGGATCGTCCAATGGGCCGGCAGCGAGATCAAGGTGCTCGATTACTACGAGTCGGCCGGCCAGGTACTGGCGTATCACGTCAACTGGCTGCGCTCGCGTGGCTATCAAAACGCGATCCTCTATCTGCCGCACGACGGCATGGCAACCAACAACGTCACGGGAAAACGCTACGAGGACCATCTCCGCGACGCCGGCTTTGCCGTCGAGCCGCCGGTGAAGAACCAGGGCCGCGGCGCCGTGATGATGCGGATCGAGGCGCTGCGCAGACTCGGACCGCAGATCTGGTGGAACGAGGACACGACCGAAGCGGGGCGCGACGCAATCGGCTTCTATCACGAGCGCAAGGACGAACTGCGCAATGTCGGCCTCGGCCCCGAGCACGACTGGTCGAGCCACGCCGCCGACGCGCTCGGCCTGATGGCGATCTGCTACGAAGCGCCGGGGAGGGCAGGGAGTTTCAATCGAGTGATCAAGTACCGGGAGCAGGGGTGGGTGTAA